Proteins from one Neodiprion fabricii isolate iyNeoFabr1 chromosome 5, iyNeoFabr1.1, whole genome shotgun sequence genomic window:
- the LOC124182485 gene encoding cytochrome P450 6A1-like isoform X2 — MLIQRQFTYWERKGLPYVKSESYLGTYADIIKSKKSVAELQRELYSRLKAERFGGICELLSPRLFIADPDLLRDIMTKNFDSWTSRGMEINPDVDPLSQHVVMLEGKKWKGVRATLTPTFTSARLKHMHYLLLECAKDLEKYLDSLARRNEPFESREVSAKFTTDVIGSCVFGIQMNSLGDEDAAFRKMGRKIVEATFRSRIALLIQGSSPWLFKKLKLSLTPLAVEEFFIKITKQAFDYREKNNVQRHDFIDLLRKLRNVDQPHGEDEIVFDDGLLTAQAFVFFWASFERSSTSIGYALHELAVKQDIQDRLREELREIKAANNGELTWDGLQKTLRKYPPIPQVG; from the exons ATGTTAATTCAACGCCAGTTCACTTACTGGGAAAGGAAAGGCCTGCCGTATGTAAAATCTGAATCCTACTTGGGAACTTACGCTGACATTATAAAGAGCAAGAAGTCCGTGGCTGAATTGCAGAGAGAACTGTACAGCAGACTAAAAGCAGAGAGATTTGGCGGCATATGCGAACTCCTTTCGCCGAGATTGTTCATCGCCGATCCAGACCTACTTCGGGACATAATGACGAAGAATTTCGACTCCTGGACCAGCCGTGGAATGGAGATAAATCCGGACGTGGATCCGCTCTCCCAGCATGTAGTCATGCTCGAAGGTAAGAAGTGGAAGGGAGTGAGAGCAACGTTGACCCCCACCTTCACATCGGCGAGACTGAAGCACATGCACTACCTTCTCCTGGAGTGCGCCAAGGACTTGGAAAAATACCTTGACTCGCTGGCTCGGAGAAACGAGCCCTTCGAATCCAGGGAGGTCAGCGCCAAGTTCACCACAGACGTAATTGGCTCTTGCGTATTTGGAATTCAAATGAACTCGTTGGGCGACGAAGATGCAGCCTTTCGTAAGATGGGAAGAAAGATTGTAGAGGCCACATTCCGGTCACGAATCGCGCTGCTGATTCAGGGCAGTTCTCCGTGGTTGTTCAAGAAATTGAAGCTCTCCCTGACACCACTAGCTGTAGAAGAATTCTTCATCAAAATTACAAAGCAGGCCTTCGACTACAGAGAGAAGAACAACGTGCAGAGGCACGACTTCATAGACCTTCTTAGGAAACTCAGAAACGTCGACCAGCCACACGGCGAGGACGAAATAG TGTTCGATGACGGTCTTCTAACTGCCCAagcgttcgtttttttttgggcCAGTTTTGAGAGGAGCTCTACGTCGATTGGATACGCCCTTCACGAGCTGGCTGTTAAACAGGACATTCAAGATCGTCTTCGGGAAGAATTGCGCGAGATTAAAGCCGCTAACAATGGTGAACTCACCTGGGATGGACTGCAGA AAACATTGAGGAAATATCCACCAATCCCGCAAGTCGGCTGA
- the LOC124182485 gene encoding cytochrome P450 6A1-like isoform X1, protein MLIQRQFTYWERKGLPYVKSESYLGTYADIIKSKKSVAELQRELYSRLKAERFGGICELLSPRLFIADPDLLRDIMTKNFDSWTSRGMEINPDVDPLSQHVVMLEGKKWKGVRATLTPTFTSARLKHMHYLLLECAKDLEKYLDSLARRNEPFESREVSAKFTTDVIGSCVFGIQMNSLGDEDAAFRKMGRKIVEATFRSRIALLIQGSSPWLFKKLKLSLTPLAVEEFFIKITKQAFDYREKNNVQRHDFIDLLRKLRNVDQPHGEDEIVFDDGLLTAQAFVFFWASFERSSTSIGYALHELAVKQDIQDRLREELREIKAANNGELTWDGLQSMKFLGMVFQETLRKYPPIPQVG, encoded by the exons ATGTTAATTCAACGCCAGTTCACTTACTGGGAAAGGAAAGGCCTGCCGTATGTAAAATCTGAATCCTACTTGGGAACTTACGCTGACATTATAAAGAGCAAGAAGTCCGTGGCTGAATTGCAGAGAGAACTGTACAGCAGACTAAAAGCAGAGAGATTTGGCGGCATATGCGAACTCCTTTCGCCGAGATTGTTCATCGCCGATCCAGACCTACTTCGGGACATAATGACGAAGAATTTCGACTCCTGGACCAGCCGTGGAATGGAGATAAATCCGGACGTGGATCCGCTCTCCCAGCATGTAGTCATGCTCGAAGGTAAGAAGTGGAAGGGAGTGAGAGCAACGTTGACCCCCACCTTCACATCGGCGAGACTGAAGCACATGCACTACCTTCTCCTGGAGTGCGCCAAGGACTTGGAAAAATACCTTGACTCGCTGGCTCGGAGAAACGAGCCCTTCGAATCCAGGGAGGTCAGCGCCAAGTTCACCACAGACGTAATTGGCTCTTGCGTATTTGGAATTCAAATGAACTCGTTGGGCGACGAAGATGCAGCCTTTCGTAAGATGGGAAGAAAGATTGTAGAGGCCACATTCCGGTCACGAATCGCGCTGCTGATTCAGGGCAGTTCTCCGTGGTTGTTCAAGAAATTGAAGCTCTCCCTGACACCACTAGCTGTAGAAGAATTCTTCATCAAAATTACAAAGCAGGCCTTCGACTACAGAGAGAAGAACAACGTGCAGAGGCACGACTTCATAGACCTTCTTAGGAAACTCAGAAACGTCGACCAGCCACACGGCGAGGACGAAATAG TGTTCGATGACGGTCTTCTAACTGCCCAagcgttcgtttttttttgggcCAGTTTTGAGAGGAGCTCTACGTCGATTGGATACGCCCTTCACGAGCTGGCTGTTAAACAGGACATTCAAGATCGTCTTCGGGAAGAATTGCGCGAGATTAAAGCCGCTAACAATGGTGAACTCACCTGGGATGGACTGCAGAGTATGAAGTTCCTTGGCATGGTATTTCAAG AAACATTGAGGAAATATCCACCAATCCCGCAAGTCGGCTGA
- the LOC124182485 gene encoding probable cytochrome P450 6a20 isoform X3 produces the protein MLIQRQFTYWERKGLPYVKSESYLGTYADIIKSKKSVAELQRELYSRLKAERFGGICELLSPRLFIADPDLLRDIMTKNFDSWTSRGMEINPDVDPLSQHVVMLEGKKWKGVRATLTPTFTSARLKHMHYLLLECAKDLEKYLDSLARRNEPFESREVSAKFTTDVIGSCVFGIQMNSLGDEDAAFRKMGRKIVEATFRSRIALLIQGSSPWLFKKLKLSLTPLAVEEFFIKITKQAFDYREKNNVQRHDFIDLLRKLRNVDQPHGEDEIVFDDGLLTAQAFVFFWASFERSSTSIGYALHELAVKQDIQDRLREELREIKAANNGELTWDGLQSMKFLGMKH, from the exons ATGTTAATTCAACGCCAGTTCACTTACTGGGAAAGGAAAGGCCTGCCGTATGTAAAATCTGAATCCTACTTGGGAACTTACGCTGACATTATAAAGAGCAAGAAGTCCGTGGCTGAATTGCAGAGAGAACTGTACAGCAGACTAAAAGCAGAGAGATTTGGCGGCATATGCGAACTCCTTTCGCCGAGATTGTTCATCGCCGATCCAGACCTACTTCGGGACATAATGACGAAGAATTTCGACTCCTGGACCAGCCGTGGAATGGAGATAAATCCGGACGTGGATCCGCTCTCCCAGCATGTAGTCATGCTCGAAGGTAAGAAGTGGAAGGGAGTGAGAGCAACGTTGACCCCCACCTTCACATCGGCGAGACTGAAGCACATGCACTACCTTCTCCTGGAGTGCGCCAAGGACTTGGAAAAATACCTTGACTCGCTGGCTCGGAGAAACGAGCCCTTCGAATCCAGGGAGGTCAGCGCCAAGTTCACCACAGACGTAATTGGCTCTTGCGTATTTGGAATTCAAATGAACTCGTTGGGCGACGAAGATGCAGCCTTTCGTAAGATGGGAAGAAAGATTGTAGAGGCCACATTCCGGTCACGAATCGCGCTGCTGATTCAGGGCAGTTCTCCGTGGTTGTTCAAGAAATTGAAGCTCTCCCTGACACCACTAGCTGTAGAAGAATTCTTCATCAAAATTACAAAGCAGGCCTTCGACTACAGAGAGAAGAACAACGTGCAGAGGCACGACTTCATAGACCTTCTTAGGAAACTCAGAAACGTCGACCAGCCACACGGCGAGGACGAAATAG TGTTCGATGACGGTCTTCTAACTGCCCAagcgttcgtttttttttgggcCAGTTTTGAGAGGAGCTCTACGTCGATTGGATACGCCCTTCACGAGCTGGCTGTTAAACAGGACATTCAAGATCGTCTTCGGGAAGAATTGCGCGAGATTAAAGCCGCTAACAATGGTGAACTCACCTGGGATGGACTGCAGAGTATGAAGTTCCTTGGCATG AAACATTGA
- the LOC124182482 gene encoding probable cytochrome P450 6a13, whose protein sequence is MFTQIVVNTCLVLVGVLTVLYLYIRRQFTYWERLGVPYVKPDSFLGNFGDSFTKKRPMSEILIEVYDKSSGKGFTGVWNFFSPTLFLANPEVLRDIMIKNFDAWTDRGLPSNPESDPLSQHVAALDGKMWKDVRTKLTPTFTSAKLKHMHYLLLECGKDLEKYLESLVSKNEAIEAREVSAKFTTDVIGSCAFGIQMNSLSDEDAAFRNMGKKMLNVTIGQRFAILVLLSSPWLFKKLKLSLTPRDVEEFFLRITREAFEYREKNNVQRHDFIDLLRNLKNVDQSLGEGETVFDDKLLTAQAFVFFGAGFETSSTTIGYALHELAVNQDMQDRLRKELREMKAANKGEITWDGLQGMKYLDMIFQETLRKYPVVPQISRVSVKPYQLPGTNVVLPSGSRCIIPIYAFHHDPQFFPNPEIFDPKRFTDEAKAQRRPFTFIPFGGGPRNCIGSRFAEQQTKIGIVSAIDKFKLSLCEKSQNPIQYKKGAHFLHADIGVWIKVSRIGADNK, encoded by the exons ATGTTCACCCAAATTGTAGTCAACACGTGCTTGGTATTGGTGGGTGTGCTGACTGTCTTATACTTGTATATTCGTCGCCAATTTACTTACTGGGAGCGACTAGGCGTGCCGTACGTGAAGCCGGATTCGTTTCTGGGAAACTTTGGGGATTCCTTTACGAAGAAGAGACCCATGTCTGAAATACTGATTGAGGTGTACGATAAATCCAGTGGAAAAGGGTTTACCGGTGTGTGGAACTTTTTCTCGCCAACATTGTTTCTCGCCAATCCTGAGGTGCTGCGCGATATCATGATAAAGAATTTCGACGCGTGGACCGACCGTGGATTACCTTCGAATCCGGAGTCCGATCCCCTTTCGCAGCACGTGGCCGCCCTGGATGGAAAGATGTGGAAGGACGTGAGAACGAAACTGACGCCAACGTTCACATCCGCGAAACTCAAGCACATGCATTACCTGCTCTTGGAGTGCGGGAAAGACTTGGAGAAGTATCTGGAGTCGttggtttcaaaaaatgaggCGATCGAGGCTAGGGAAGTCAGCGCCAAATTCACCACGGACGTAATCGGCTCCTGTGCCTTCGGGATTCAGATGAATTCACTTAGTGACGAAGATGCCGCCTTTCGTAacatggggaaaaaaatgctCAATGTAACAATCGGACAGCGATTCGCCATTCTTGTGCTTCTGAGTTCTCCGTGGTTGTTCAAGAAACTGAAGCTATCTCTGACACCGCGAGACGTCGAAGAGTTCTTCCTAAGAATCACCAGGGAGGCCTTCGAGTATCGGGAAAAGAACAACGTGCAGAGGCACGACTTCATAGATCTTTTGAGGAATCTCAAAAACGTGGATCAGTCACTCGGCGAGGGTGAAACAG TATTCGACGATAAACTCCTGACTGCCCAAGCGTTTGTTTTCTTTGGGGCCGGTTTCGAGACGAGCTCTACAACGATTGGGTACGCCCTTCACGAGCTGGCTGTTAACCAGGATATGCAAGACCGTCTGCGAAAGGAATTGCGTGAAATGAAAGCCGCTAacaagggtgaaatcacctgGGATGGTTTGCAGGGTATGAAGTACTTGGACATGATATTCCAAG AAACTCTGAGAAAATATCCAGTAGTTCCGCAAATCAGCCGAGTCTCGGTAAAGCCTTACCAACTTCCTGGTACGAATGTGGTACTACCGTCAGGATCAAGATGCATAATTCCCATCTACGCCTTCCACCACGATCCGCAATTCTTTCCGAATCCGGAAATATTCGATCCAAAGAGGTTCACTGACGAGGCAAAGGCCCAGCGACGCCCTTTTACTTTTATACCCTTCGGTGGTGGGCCCAGGAATTGTATAG GTTCTCGGTTCGCGGAGCAACAGACGAAAATTGGTATCGTCAGTGCGATCGACAAGTTTAAGCTTTCACTATGCGAGAAGTCACAAAATCCAATTCAATATAAAAAAGGTGCACATTTTCTACACGCGGATATCGGAGTTTGGATTAAAGTGTCTCGCATTGGTGCCGATAACAAATGA
- the LOC124182483 gene encoding probable cytochrome P450 6a13, with product MFTQIVVNTCLVLVGVLTVLYLYIRRQFTYWERLGVPYVKPDSFLGNFGDSFTKKRPMSEMLIEIYNKSSGKGFTGVWNFFSPALFLANPEVLRDIMIKNFDAWTDRGVPKNPESDPLSQHVAALDGKMWKDVRAKLTPTFTSAKLKHMHHLFLECGKDLEKYLESLVSKNEAIEAREVSAKFATDVIGSCAFGIQMNSLSDEDAAFRNMGKKMLDVTMGQRFAIVVVLCSPWLFKKLKLSLTRRDVEEFFLRYTREAFEYREKNNVQKHDFIDLLRNLKNVDQSLGEGETVFDDKLLAAQAFVFFGAGFETSSTTIGYAFHELAVNQDMQDRLRKELHEMKAANKGEITWDGLQGMKYLDMIFQETLRKYPVVPQVSRVSVKPYQLPGTNVVLPSGSRCIIPIYAFHHDPQFFPNPEIFDPKRFTDEAKAQRRPLTFIPFGGGPRNCIASRFAEQQTKIGIVSAIDKFKLSLCEKSQNPIQYKKGELFLHSDIGVWIKVSRIGADNK from the exons ATGTTCACCCAAATTGTAGTTAACACGTGCTTGGTATTGGTGGGTGTGCTGACTGTCTTATACTTGTATATTCGTCGCCAATTTACTTACTGGGAGCGACTAGGCGTGCCGTACGTGAAACCAGATTCGTTTCTAGGAAACTTTGGGGATTCCTTTACGAAGAAGAGACCCATGTCTGAAATGCTGATTGAGATATACAATAAATCCAGTGGAAAAGGGTTTACGGGTGTGTGGAACTTTTTCTCGCCAGCACTGTTTCTCGCCAATCCTGAGGTGCTGCGCGATATCATGATAAAGAATTTCGACGCGTGGACCGACCGTGGAGTACCTAAGAATCCGGAGTCCGATCCGCTTTCGCAGCACGTGGCCGCCCTGGATGGAAAGATGTGGAAGGACGTGAGAGCGAAACTGACGCCAACGTTCACATCCGCGAAACTCAAGCACATGCATCACCTGTTCTTGGAGTGCGGGAAAGACTTGGAGAAATATCTGGAGTCTttggtttcaaaaaatgaggCGATCGAGGCCAGGGAAGTCAGCGCCAAATTCGCCACGGACGTAATCGGCTCCTGTGCCTTCGGGATTCAGATGAATTCACTTAGTGACGAAGATGCCGCCTTTCGTAacatggggaaaaaaatgctCGATGTAACAATGGGACAGCGATTCGCCATTGTTGTGGTTCTGTGTTCTCCGTGGTTGTTCAAGAAACTGAAGCTATCTCTGACACGGCGAGACGTCGAAGAGTTCTTCCTAAGATACACCAGGGAGGCCTTCGAGTATCGGGAAAAGAACAACGTGCAGAAGCACGACTTCATAGATCTTTTGAGGAATCTCAAAAACGTGGATCAGTCACTCGGCGAGGGTGAAACAG TATTCGACGATAAACTCCTGGCTGCCCAAGCGTTTGTTTTCTTTGGGGCCGGTTTCGAGACGAGCTCTACAACGATTGGGTACGCCTTTCACGAGCTGGCTGTTAACCAGGATATGCAAGACCGTCTGCGAAAGGAATTGCATGAAATGAAAGCCGCTAacaagggtgaaatcacctgGGATGGTTTGCAGGGTATGAAGTACTTGGACATGATATTCCAAG AAACTCTGAGAAAATATCCAGTAGTTCCGCAAGTCAGCCGAGTCTCGGTAAAGCCTTACCAACTTCCTGGTACGAATGTGGTACTACCGTCAGGATCAAGATGCATAATTCCCATCTACGCCTTCCACCACGATCCGCAATTCTTTCCGAATCCGGAAATATTCGATCCAAAGAGGTTCACTGACGAGGCAAAGGCCCAGCGACGCCCTCTTACTTTTATACCCTTCGGTGGTGGGCCCAGGAATTGTATAG CTTCTCGGTTCGCGGAGCAACAGACGAAAATTGGTATCGTCAGTGCGATCGACAAGTTCAAGCTTTCACTATGCGAGAAGTCACAAAATCCAATTCAATATAAAAAAGGTGAACTTTTTCTTCACTCGGATATTGGAGTTTGGATTAAGGTGTCTCGCATTGGTGCCGATAACAAATGA
- the LOC124182478 gene encoding probable cytochrome P450 6a13: MYRLNTKIRRRVRIGGELQLCVSFTSAAYSPTRACSPPESLESSRCCPDNSSSDLSVKNQLAGSWDRLTYCCSEMWAIGVVSLWMLLLGIPVALYFYLRRQFSFWSDRNAPYKEADWIFGNLAEFVRGKRSLAEVSLDLYKEFKGSRFVGIWEFHSPTLFVIDPELLRDILVKDFASWSTRGTAANVDVDPLSANLIHLNGDTWKSVRAKLTPTFTSGKLKQMHYLLLECGKDFEKYLNAAATDGKPLEAREMSAKFTTDVIGSCAFGIQMNSLNDEDAVFRRMGRKIFEPSTKGKIVRALQRHFPGLFKFLNLSAHEQELTDFFLKITKENLEYRERNNLQRHDFMDLLRNMKNSGEPLGKDDVEIDYRFLAAQAFVFFAAGFETSSTAISFCLHELAVNQDIQDRLRDEINETKAASDGEVTWDGLNSMKYLDMVVAETLRKYPPIPVTTRCAVKPYRIPGTDIELPERTGCIAPIYALHHDPEYYPEPDKFIPERFTDEAKSQRPALAYLPFGSGPRVCIGLRFAEQQTKLGLVKLVENFKITLCEKSQNPLQLDPKARFLVAKGGIWIRISKNS, translated from the exons ATGTATAGACTCAATACGAAGATTAGGCGAAGAGTGCGGATAGGTGGTGAGTTGCAGTTGTGCGTATCGTTCACAAGTGCTGCATATTCTCCCACACGTGCATGCTCCCCTCCGGAGTCTCTTGAGAGTAGTCGATGTTGCCCCGACAATAGTTCCAGTGATTTGTCAGTAAAGAACCAGCTGGCAGGGAGTTGGGACCGTCTAACTTATTGCTGCTCCGAAATGTGGGCTATCGGTGTAGTGAGTTTGTGGATGTTGTTGTTGGGCATACCTGTCGCTCTGTACTTCTACCTAAGACGACAGTTCTCGTTCTGGTCCGATCGGAACGCACCGTACAAAGAGGCGGACTGGATCTTTGGCAATCTCGCAGAGTTCGTACGGGGTAAGCGATCCTTAGCCGAGGTCAGCCTGGACCTTTACAAGGAGTTCAAGGGCTCGAGATTCGTGGGAATATGGGAGTTCCATTCGCCGACTCTCTTCGTCATCGATCCGGAGCTGCTGCGTGACATTCTCGTCAAGGATTTTGCGAGCTGGTCGACTCGAGGAACGGCCGCGAACGTGGACGTCGATCCGCTGTCAGCGAACCTGATCCACCTAAACGGAGACACGTGGAAGTCGGTACGGGCGAAACTGACACCCACGTTCACATCGGGAAAACTCAAGCAGATGCATTACCTGCTGCTCGAATGCGGTAAGGACTTCGAAAAGTATCTCAACGCTGCTGCAACCGACGGAAAACCCCTCGAGGCCAGGGAGATGAGCGCCAAGTTCACCACGGACGTTATTGGATCGTGTGCCTTCGGGATTCAGATGAACTCTCTAAACGACGAGGATGCGGTCTTTCGTCGGATGGGAAGAAAGATCTTTGAACCATCGACCAAGGGAAAAATAGTCAGGGCGCTGCAGCGCCATTTTCCCGGGTTGTTTAAGTTCCTTAATCTCTCGGCACACGAGCAAGAGCTCACCGATTTTTTCCTCAAGATAACGAAGGAGAATCTCGAATACCGAGAGCGGAACAACTTGCAGAGGCACGACTTCATGGACCTTCTTAGGAACATGAAGAATTCTGGCGAACCATTGGGCAAGGATGATGTGG AGATAGATTACCGATTTCTGGCCGCTCAAGCCTTCGTCTTCTTCGCGGCCGGGTTTGAAACCAGTTCAACGGCCATCAGCTTCTGCCTCCACGAGCTGGCCGTGAATCAGGATATCcaggatcgactccgggacgagATAAACGAAACGAAGGCTGCCAGTGACGGGGAAGTCACGTGGGATGGTTTGAACAGCATGAAGTACCTTGACATGGTTGTTGCAG AGACCCTGAGGAAATATCCTCCCATCCCTGTTACTACGCGGTGTGCTGTAAAGCCCTACCGCATACCCGGAACGGATATAGAACTGCCCGAAAGAACGGGGTGCATTGCGCCCATCTATGCCCTCCACCACGATCCCGAGTATTATCCCGAACCCGATAAGTTCATCCCCGAGAGGTTCACCGATGAAGCCAAAAGCCAGAGGCCAGCTCTAGCCTACCTTCCGTTTGGAAGTGGACCCAGAGTTTGTATAG GCCTGCGATTCGCCGAACAGCAAACGAAGCTGGGACTGGTCAAGCTGGTCGAGAACTTCAAGATTACACTGTGCGAAAAGTCCCAGAACCCACTGCAGCTTGATCCCAAGGCTAGGTTCCTGGTTGCGAAGGGCGGAATTTGGATTCGAATATCTAAAAACTCATAA
- the LOC124182479 gene encoding probable cytochrome P450 6a13, whose product MWSFYTWTLFLFTGLITAVFFYVKSQFSFWSRRGVHCRKPHWFFGSLGDFQAGKLALPELLLDLYKESKGQRFAGIWEFYSPELVVLSPDLIQDILVRDFATWSSRGVTVNLDVDPLAANLVNLDGKKWKVVRSKLTPTFTSGKLKLMQNLLLECSREFMDHLNRVTTTDQMVEVRELSAKYSTDVIGSCIFGIQMNSLRDENSIFREIGKKIFPSSRIKTICKTVQLHFPWLFRLLKLSTRTREVTEFFISLTKANFKYREEKNERRNDFMDLLRDLKNTEEPIDEDDIEFNDELLAAQAFIFFGAGFETSSSTLSFCLHELAANKNLQDRLRDEVRRTKAKMDGDITWDGLRDMKYLDMVFQETLRKYPPLPILVRTSVKPYRIPDTDVVLPEGTGCVVPIYALHHDPEYYPDPQKFDPERFAEKRKSQRSPFTYLPFGGGPRICIGLRFAEQQVKLSIFQLIDNFEISLCEKSKHPLQLNHKAGFLQPIGGIWLRLSRSTVSNSSVRSDK is encoded by the exons ATGTGGAGCTTCTACACGTGGACTTTGTTCTTATTTACGGGGCTGATAACCGCGGTCTTCTTCTACGTCAAAAGCCAGTTTTCATTCTGGTCAAGGCGAGGCGTTCACTGCCGGAAACCGCACTGGTTCTTCGGCAGCCTGGGAGACTTCCAAGCCGGTAAGTTGGCCCTTCCCGAGTTGCTTCTGGACTTGTACAAGGAGTCGAAGGGCCAGAGATTCGCCGGAATCTGGGAGTTCTATTCTCCCGAATTGGTCGTCCTGTCGCCTGACTTGATCCAGGACATACTGGTGAGGGATTTCGCGACATGGTCGAGTCGCGGCGTGACCGTGAACCTGGACGTCGACCCGTTGGCGGCGAACTTGGTCAACCTCGATGGAAAGAAGTGGAAGGTGGTTCGAAGCAAGCTGACGCCAACGTTCACCTCGGGAAAGCTCAAGCTGATGCAAAATCTGCTACTCGAGTGCAGCAGGGAGTTCATGGATCACTTGAATCGCGTCACAACGACGGACCAGATGGTCGAGGTCAGAGAATTGAGCGCCAAGTACTCGACGGACGTTATAGGTTCCTGCATATTCGGAATACAGATGAACTCGCTGAGGGACGAGAACTCGATATTCCGCGAGATAGGGAAAAAGATATTCCCCTCGTCCCGAATCAAGACCATCTGCAAAACCGTGCAGCTCCACTTTCCCTGGCTCTTCAGGCTACTTAAACTTTCGACGAGGACTCGCGAGGTCACGGAGTTCTTCATATCCCTGACAAAGGCCAACTTCAAGTACCGTGAGGAGAAAAACGAACGGCGAAACGATTTCATGGACCTTCTGAGGGACCTCAAAAACACCGAGGAACCGATCGACGAAGACGATATCG AGTTCAACGACGAGCTTCTCGCAGCTCAGGCCTTCATCTTCTTCGGTGCCGGCTTCGAGACCAGTTCTTCGACTCTAAGTTTTTGTCTTCACGAATTGGCCGCGAATAAAAATCTCCAGGATCGTCTGCGCGACGAGGTGCGACGTACCAAGGCGAAAATGGACGGAGATATCACCTGGGATGGATTGAGGGACATGAAGTATCTGGACATGGTATTTCAGG AGACCCTGAGGAAGTATCCACCGCTTCCGATCCTCGTCAGGACCTCCGTTAAACCCTACCGCATACCCGACACCGACGTCGTACTGCCCGAGGGAACGGGATGCGTCGTGCCCATCTACGCTCTCCATCACGACCCAGAGTACTATCCCGATCCGCAGAAATTCGACCCTGAAAGATTCGCCGAGAAGCGGAAGAGCCAGCGATCGCCTTTCACCTATTTGCCCTTTGGAGGGGGTCCCAGAATATGCATTG GTCTTCGGTTCGCCGAGCAGCAGGTGAAgctgtcaatttttcaactgatAGACAATTTCGAGATTTCTTTGTGCGAGAAATCAAAACACCCGTTACAACTTAATCATAAGGCTGGATTTCTTCAGCCTATCGGCGGTATTTGGCTTCGCCTGTCCCGCAGTACCGTTTCTAATTCGAGTGTCAGGTCTGACAAATGA